One segment of Leptospiraceae bacterium DNA contains the following:
- a CDS encoding GAF domain-containing protein — MSALPEHSERFIKVVFYIRKETLQNSQKEIRSVLKFNPNILALLIVNAPPEENIFETTDLENDLFFSNIEDTVPAVFLSKTLVNAFSFLHLRLESFELQYKVNLSTSHISKLTRIGVSLSNEKDFTKLLRDILYSSREISVADSGSLYLIDKDEKGNPKNLRFKISAMDLNSSEFILPINKQSIAGYVAYTGKVLNISDVYNLPQGVEYSFNRDFDKVKNYHSKSMLVVPMKNYLGEVLGVIQLINRKKNFNHKLTVEQMKGNDVMPFDKYSEELVMSVAGQAAVAIQNNNFIQDIESLFEGFVTASVSAIEARDPTTSGHSFRVALLTVGLAETVDKITTGKFSNIKFTHEQMKEIRYASLLHDFGKVGVREKVLVKSKKLEPYELELIKWRFYYMQKDLQEKFTNRKLDYVKRNGNIGYREFEKALEMEYLIESKKLEEMLQIIISSNEPTILEQANSQALVDISKMNFAFFDGTEQPVLTPSELNYLSIRKGSLDFEERKEIESHVEHTFQFLSKIPWTSGLKMVPSIAHAHHEKLNGNGYPRGLHSNEIPIQAKMMTIADIYDALTDKDRPYKKAVPLERALDILKMEVKDSHVDGDLLNVFIESRVFEKLNTQKQIS, encoded by the coding sequence ATGAGTGCATTGCCTGAACATTCAGAGCGTTTTATTAAGGTAGTTTTCTATATTAGAAAGGAGACTTTGCAAAATTCTCAAAAGGAAATCAGAAGCGTATTAAAGTTTAATCCTAATATTCTTGCTCTTTTGATTGTAAATGCTCCACCTGAAGAGAATATTTTTGAAACAACTGATTTAGAAAATGATCTTTTTTTTTCCAACATTGAAGATACTGTTCCAGCTGTTTTCCTTTCAAAGACACTTGTAAATGCTTTTAGTTTTTTGCACCTTCGCTTAGAAAGTTTTGAGTTACAATACAAAGTTAACTTGAGCACCAGTCATATTTCTAAATTAACACGAATCGGTGTCAGTCTATCGAACGAAAAAGATTTCACAAAACTTCTTCGCGATATTCTTTACAGCTCTCGCGAAATCTCTGTAGCAGATTCAGGATCTCTTTACTTAATCGATAAAGATGAAAAAGGAAATCCCAAAAATCTACGTTTTAAAATTTCTGCCATGGATTTAAATAGCAGTGAGTTTATTTTACCAATCAATAAACAAAGTATTGCGGGATACGTTGCCTATACTGGAAAAGTATTAAATATTTCTGATGTATATAATTTACCTCAAGGTGTTGAATATAGCTTTAATCGTGATTTTGATAAGGTAAAAAATTATCACTCTAAAAGTATGTTAGTAGTTCCGATGAAAAACTATTTAGGTGAAGTTCTCGGAGTAATCCAGCTTATAAATCGAAAAAAGAACTTTAATCATAAACTTACCGTAGAACAAATGAAAGGTAATGATGTTATGCCTTTCGATAAATATTCTGAAGAACTTGTAATGAGTGTAGCGGGGCAGGCTGCTGTTGCCATTCAGAACAATAATTTTATCCAAGACATTGAATCTCTTTTCGAAGGATTTGTGACAGCTTCTGTGAGTGCGATTGAAGCACGGGATCCGACTACAAGTGGTCATTCCTTTCGAGTCGCATTGTTGACAGTTGGACTTGCAGAGACAGTTGATAAAATCACCACAGGCAAATTTTCAAATATTAAATTTACGCACGAGCAGATGAAGGAAATTCGTTATGCTTCTCTATTGCATGATTTCGGAAAAGTAGGCGTTCGAGAAAAGGTATTGGTAAAATCAAAAAAGTTGGAACCGTATGAACTTGAATTGATTAAATGGAGATTTTACTATATGCAAAAAGATCTTCAGGAAAAATTTACGAATAGAAAACTTGATTACGTAAAGAGGAATGGCAATATAGGTTATAGAGAATTTGAAAAAGCACTCGAAATGGAATATTTGATTGAGAGCAAAAAATTAGAAGAGATGTTACAGATTATTATTTCCTCTAATGAACCAACTATTTTAGAACAAGCTAACTCACAAGCTTTAGTAGATATTTCAAAAATGAACTTTGCTTTTTTTGATGGAACGGAACAACCTGTATTAACACCTTCCGAGTTAAACTATTTATCGATTCGAAAAGGTTCTTTAGATTTTGAAGAAAGAAAAGAAATCGAATCTCACGTAGAACATACGTTTCAATTTTTAAGTAAAATTCCATGGACATCAGGACTTAAAATGGTACCAAGTATTGCACATGCTCATCATGAAAAATTAAATGGTAACGGTTATCCGCGGGGTTTACATAGTAATGAAATTCCGATTCAAGCCAAGATGATGACAATTGCTGATATTTATGATGCGTTAACCGATAAGGATAGACCTTATAAAAAGGCAGTGCCATTGGAACGTGCATTAGACATCCTAAAGATGGAAGTAAAAGATTCTCACGTCGACGGGGACTTACTAAATGTATTTATCGAATCGCGAGTTTTCGAAAAATTAAATACACAAAAACAAATTTCATGA
- the flgE gene encoding flagellar hook protein FlgE, with translation MMRSLYSGVSGLKNHQVRMDVIGNNISNVNTHGFKTERVTFQDMISQELSAAMEPKDNIGGVNPKQVGLGSLIAAIDKIMTQGSFQTTGKNTDVAISGEGFFVVKDGDKEFYTRAGAFNVDKNGYYVNPANGLKVQGWNARVDENGNKFVNTSASVEDIVLPLYSKEPAKATKEVVFQSNLNSAALAIPEDAKLDEIKKFINDPDPKKRRGHQTSIIVYDEQGIEREIKMEMYKIRDNVWRASVSMTDATQVSIDVATKDQNTTVPGNTEIELSFSPDGRLVGVSDGVDSLSAGKLSADVSFRIPGNPEKQSFTLNLGESGLVNGITQFASDFTTKAIKQDGYPMGYMESFSIDNAGRIVGVFSNGITQQLAQVAMATFTNPAGLNKAGDTMYSYSINSGEANIGESGIAGRGKINAGILEMSNVDLSDQFTDMIVTQRGFQANSRTITTSDQMIQEVLGLKR, from the coding sequence ATGATGCGATCTTTGTATTCCGGAGTTTCCGGTCTAAAAAATCACCAAGTAAGAATGGATGTAATCGGAAATAATATTTCAAATGTGAACACGCATGGTTTCAAGACAGAGCGCGTAACGTTCCAAGATATGATTTCCCAAGAGCTTTCGGCAGCAATGGAGCCAAAGGATAATATTGGGGGAGTAAATCCAAAGCAGGTTGGACTAGGTTCTCTTATCGCAGCAATTGATAAAATTATGACACAGGGTTCATTTCAAACAACTGGAAAAAATACAGACGTTGCAATCTCTGGGGAAGGATTTTTTGTCGTGAAAGACGGCGATAAAGAATTTTATACAAGAGCTGGAGCATTTAACGTTGATAAAAATGGTTATTATGTTAATCCGGCTAACGGTCTAAAAGTCCAAGGTTGGAATGCACGTGTAGATGAAAACGGAAATAAATTCGTAAACACATCAGCTTCTGTGGAAGATATTGTTTTACCTCTCTACTCAAAGGAGCCTGCAAAAGCAACTAAGGAAGTAGTATTTCAATCCAATTTAAATTCAGCAGCCCTAGCAATTCCAGAGGATGCCAAATTAGACGAAATCAAAAAATTCATCAATGATCCAGATCCTAAAAAACGTAGAGGACATCAAACTAGTATCATTGTTTACGATGAACAAGGTATTGAACGCGAAATAAAAATGGAAATGTATAAAATTCGCGACAACGTTTGGCGTGCTTCTGTTTCTATGACAGATGCAACACAAGTTTCTATTGATGTAGCTACAAAAGATCAAAACACTACAGTTCCAGGGAATACAGAAATCGAACTTAGTTTCTCTCCTGACGGAAGACTTGTAGGAGTTTCGGATGGAGTTGATAGTTTGAGTGCGGGCAAGTTATCTGCAGATGTGTCTTTTAGAATTCCTGGAAATCCTGAGAAACAAAGTTTTACTTTGAATTTAGGCGAATCTGGTTTAGTAAATGGAATTACACAGTTTGCATCTGATTTTACGACCAAAGCAATTAAACAAGATGGTTATCCTATGGGATATATGGAATCTTTTTCGATTGATAATGCTGGAAGAATTGTTGGGGTTTTCTCTAACGGAATTACGCAACAATTAGCACAAGTTGCTATGGCAACTTTTACTAATCCGGCTGGTTTGAATAAAGCTGGAGATACTATGTATAGCTACTCAATCAACTCTGGAGAAGCAAATATAGGTGAATCTGGAATAGCTGGTCGTGGTAAAATCAATGCAGGAATATTAGAAATGTCTAATGTGGATTTATCTGATCAGTTCACTGACATGATTGTTACACAAAGAGGTTTTCAAGCGAATTCTCGAACAATCACAACATCAGACCAAATGATTCAAGAAGTATTAGGTCTAAAGAGATAA
- a CDS encoding endoflagellar hook capping protein — MPVPQLSGIKTKTQEPSSESTKTKYMDADKKVDIKSYLDRLNKEEKAGLKGIEVRETPKQLGKDDFLKLLITQLTQQDPTSPMKDQDFIAQMAQFSSLEQMKNISSGISRMEAKQSYSLVGKVVSGPDMVTGETVIGLAAALFFDADGKSYVRVNGRSVEVEKITLISDPSVLNLEKDMSLKPTLKENEIEKKITSIQENQEPTDKSTTKQSVHETLPNLEKPVDWNYPGAKTNKGTNYEK, encoded by the coding sequence ATGCCAGTTCCACAATTATCAGGAATAAAAACTAAAACACAAGAGCCTTCTTCTGAATCCACAAAAACAAAGTATATGGATGCAGATAAAAAAGTGGATATTAAGTCCTATCTGGATCGATTAAACAAAGAAGAAAAAGCTGGACTTAAAGGAATTGAGGTAAGAGAAACTCCGAAACAATTAGGCAAAGATGACTTTTTGAAATTATTAATTACCCAACTTACACAGCAAGATCCAACTAGTCCAATGAAAGATCAGGATTTTATTGCTCAAATGGCGCAGTTTTCTAGTTTAGAGCAAATGAAGAATATCTCCTCTGGCATTTCTCGAATGGAGGCAAAACAAAGTTATTCTCTAGTTGGAAAAGTTGTTTCAGGCCCTGATATGGTAACAGGCGAAACGGTAATTGGTCTTGCCGCGGCTTTATTTTTTGATGCAGATGGAAAATCATATGTAAGAGTAAATGGACGATCAGTGGAAGTGGAGAAAATCACTCTTATCTCCGATCCATCCGTTTTGAATTTAGAAAAGGATATGTCTCTTAAACCTACATTGAAAGAAAATGAAATTGAAAAAAAAATAACAAGTATTCAAGAAAATCAAGAACCGACCGATAAAAGTACAACGAAACAATCAGTACACGAAACTCTTCCGAATTTGGAAAAGCCAGTAGACTGGAATTATCCCGGAGCTAAAACGAATAAAGGCACAAATTATGAGAAATAA